From Verrucomicrobia bacterium S94, the proteins below share one genomic window:
- a CDS encoding glycosyltransferase, with protein sequence MTEQTPKVSIAIPLYNCESHIRETIDSVLSQTFSNFQLTVLDDHSTDRSAEIVKSINDPRIRYERNPTNLGFFGNWNRCLDVMTGTYCKLLPHDDTLEPTCLEKQVAVLDAFPEVTLVHNARKIIDPSGKVLTTRRLNEKTGIKDSKASLKAIVRSGTNPIGEPAAVMFRRATKEQIRGFSDVDMYSIDIEYWTRLLEKGQRYYIDEVLSSFRVWPDSASVKLFGTQSRSMKAFYRRLEKQFPESIHPADVRIGALKSRFLELARGGFYLMMKLKN encoded by the coding sequence ATGACTGAACAGACACCCAAAGTGAGCATTGCCATCCCACTGTACAACTGCGAATCACACATTCGGGAAACCATTGATTCTGTACTGTCCCAGACGTTCAGCAACTTTCAGCTGACGGTTCTTGATGATCACTCCACCGACCGCTCGGCGGAAATTGTAAAATCCATCAACGATCCGCGTATCCGCTACGAACGCAACCCGACCAATCTGGGCTTCTTCGGCAACTGGAACCGCTGTCTGGACGTAATGACCGGCACCTACTGTAAACTGCTGCCGCATGACGATACCCTCGAACCGACCTGTCTGGAAAAGCAGGTTGCTGTACTGGATGCGTTTCCGGAAGTTACTCTGGTACACAATGCACGCAAAATTATTGATCCGTCCGGGAAGGTTCTGACCACCCGACGATTAAACGAAAAAACAGGCATAAAAGATTCTAAAGCCAGCCTGAAAGCCATTGTACGCTCCGGAACCAACCCGATCGGGGAGCCGGCGGCGGTGATGTTCCGGCGCGCAACCAAAGAACAGATCCGTGGTTTTTCCGACGTCGATATGTATTCAATCGACATTGAATACTGGACCCGCCTGCTGGAAAAAGGACAGCGCTACTATATCGATGAAGTACTCAGCTCATTCCGCGTCTGGCCCGACTCCGCCTCCGTCAAACTGTTCGGTACCCAGTCCCGCTCCATGAAGGCCTTCTACCGGCGGCTGGAAAAACAGTTTCCCGAATCCATACACCCCGCCGATGTGCGGATAGGCGCGTTGAAAAGCAGATTTCTTGAGCTCGCACGTGGAGGCTTCTACCTGATGATGAAGCTTAAAAACTAA
- a CDS encoding glycosyltransferase has product MNADSETSRVSIIVPFLNEQENLPLLYKRCLQVFRRLEETPEFIFIDDGSTDGSLSWVLETAENDSNVKYIQLSRNFGHQRAITSGMNLCTGDAAVIIDADLQDPPEVIVELIKKWKEGFDVVHAVRSERKGETGLKKFLAHCFYRIMTHITEVEMTVDAGDFRLLSRKALDALNSMPEQHRYMRGLASWIGFSQTSVEYVRDARHAGVTKYPLIKSIGLALNAITSFSGTPLRFIFYLGGLLCTLSVGIGIYLFIVWNLADRSPNHAGTTYLTLAIFFVSGLQMFCMGILGQYLRRVFDEIKDRPLYLIKQTNLEIPE; this is encoded by the coding sequence ATGAATGCCGATTCTGAAACGTCAAGAGTCTCCATCATTGTTCCCTTTCTGAATGAACAGGAGAACCTCCCTTTGCTGTATAAGCGCTGCCTGCAGGTTTTCCGGAGATTGGAAGAAACGCCTGAATTTATCTTTATTGACGACGGCAGCACCGATGGAAGTCTCTCCTGGGTTCTGGAAACGGCAGAAAACGATTCAAACGTAAAATACATCCAGTTATCGCGCAATTTCGGTCACCAGCGAGCCATCACCTCCGGAATGAATCTCTGCACCGGCGATGCGGCGGTTATTATCGATGCAGACCTGCAGGATCCCCCCGAAGTGATCGTCGAGCTTATAAAAAAATGGAAAGAGGGTTTCGATGTAGTACACGCCGTCCGCTCCGAACGGAAAGGAGAAACCGGACTCAAAAAATTCCTGGCCCACTGCTTCTATCGTATCATGACCCATATCACCGAAGTGGAAATGACAGTCGATGCCGGCGATTTCCGGCTGCTCAGCCGCAAAGCACTCGATGCCCTCAACTCAATGCCCGAACAGCACCGCTATATGCGCGGCCTCGCCTCCTGGATCGGATTTTCCCAAACCTCGGTTGAATATGTCCGCGACGCCCGCCACGCCGGCGTCACCAAATATCCCCTCATCAAATCGATCGGACTGGCGCTGAACGCCATCACCTCATTCAGTGGAACCCCTCTTCGCTTTATCTTTTATCTAGGCGGACTCCTCTGCACCCTTTCCGTCGGCATCGGAATCTATCTCTTTATTGTCTGGAATCTGGCGGACCGCTCCCCGAATCATGCAGGAACCACCTATCTGACGCTGGCCATTTTCTTCGTCTCCGGCCTGCAGATGTTCTGCATGGGCATTCTCGGTCAATACCTCCGCCGCGTCTTCGACGAAATCAAAGACCGTCCGCTTTACCTGATTAAACAAACTAATCTGGAGATTCCGGAATAA
- a CDS encoding acylneuraminate cytidylyltransferase: MKIIAIIPARGGSKGIPRKNIYPFNGKPLISWTINAALQSSYINAVVVSTDNAEIARVAKDCGAEVVIRPNEISSDIASSEDALIHTLENLNEKPDLTVFLQCTSPLTRSEDIDCCIKKLIDLDADSAFTATESHRFLWRKTDHAEGINHNSRERLRRQDMEPEFAENGAVYVMKTDGFLKSRHRFFGKTVIAEMPSTRSWEIDTPDDLVVAEALSRLAQPKNPLPERVDAVVFDFDGVLTDNTVFVSEDGRESVRCNRGDGWGIARLRDAGIRMAVMSTEENPVVRSRCEKLKLECFHRLGNNKIDRFTAWCQENGLDPEHTIYVGNDANDIECLTAAGTGAVPQDAHPSAIQVADLVLNNKGGHGAVRELCDMILTQIKE, from the coding sequence ATGAAGATCATTGCCATCATTCCTGCCCGGGGCGGGTCAAAAGGTATTCCACGAAAGAACATCTACCCATTCAATGGAAAGCCGTTAATCTCCTGGACGATAAATGCAGCACTTCAATCCTCATATATCAATGCGGTGGTCGTTTCAACCGATAATGCGGAAATTGCCCGGGTTGCCAAAGACTGCGGCGCGGAAGTGGTTATACGCCCGAATGAAATCAGTTCCGATATTGCCTCTTCAGAGGATGCCCTGATCCACACATTAGAAAATCTGAACGAAAAACCGGACCTTACCGTATTCCTTCAGTGCACCTCTCCCCTGACCCGAAGCGAAGATATTGACTGCTGTATCAAGAAACTGATTGATCTTGATGCCGACAGTGCTTTTACCGCCACGGAGTCGCATCGCTTTCTTTGGAGAAAAACCGACCATGCCGAAGGAATCAACCACAATAGCAGGGAACGCCTGCGCCGTCAGGATATGGAACCGGAATTTGCAGAAAACGGTGCTGTTTATGTAATGAAAACGGACGGATTTCTAAAGTCCCGGCACCGCTTTTTCGGGAAAACCGTAATCGCTGAAATGCCCTCTACACGCAGCTGGGAAATCGACACCCCGGACGATCTCGTGGTCGCGGAGGCACTTTCCCGCTTGGCACAACCAAAAAATCCACTTCCGGAAAGAGTGGATGCTGTGGTCTTCGATTTTGACGGTGTTCTGACAGACAATACGGTATTTGTGAGCGAAGACGGCCGAGAAAGCGTCCGGTGCAACCGGGGCGATGGCTGGGGTATTGCCCGCTTGCGTGATGCAGGAATTCGTATGGCCGTGATGTCAACTGAAGAAAATCCGGTGGTTCGCTCCCGTTGTGAAAAACTGAAACTCGAATGCTTCCACCGGCTCGGCAACAATAAGATTGACCGCTTCACCGCGTGGTGCCAGGAAAACGGGCTGGATCCGGAGCACACAATCTATGTCGGAAATGATGCAAATGACATTGAATGCCTCACAGCTGCCGGTACCGGCGCAGTACCTCAGGATGCCCACCCTTCCGCTATTCAGGTAGCGGATCTGGTACTGAATAACAAAGGCGGACATGGCGCTGTACGCGAACTCTGCGACATGATTCTGACACAAATAAAGGAATAA
- a CDS encoding polysaccharide pyruvyl transferase family protein, producing the protein MTPFLDKALNRAYWLKQRVSYSLFPDHINQDVPALVSTDKEATGKRIGHVAMYTDGNAGDTLLPRTVRDAVDLETPNHWTGIHAHRTVNKTLLKNINDQDGLLIGGGGLFLRDTNPNNLSGWQWSCSLEALKRIEIPIALFAVGYNRFRNQPDFRPVFQKHLEQLTRKSVFIGLRNSGSIRAVKSYLPEELHHKVRYQPCPTTLCRMLYPGLCGDAERKKGKPQVVLNCAFDRIQLRLGKKADIILNELAQVAKELSNDCRIAYYAHARSDHQMLPYLNKAGVTYDMVDLFHIHPREVVKAYAKPALVIGMRGHAQMIPFGCGTPILSLVSHDKIRWFLDDIKRKEWGVEMTTPDFKEHLISSARRMLKNNPSIRKSIHQIQNNLLEITRRNALDFLSELK; encoded by the coding sequence ATGACACCCTTTCTCGACAAAGCATTGAACCGCGCATACTGGCTGAAACAACGAGTGAGCTATTCGCTCTTTCCTGACCACATAAATCAGGATGTACCCGCTCTCGTTTCGACGGACAAAGAGGCTACAGGAAAACGGATCGGCCATGTGGCGATGTATACCGATGGAAATGCGGGAGACACTCTGCTTCCTCGCACGGTTCGCGACGCTGTTGATCTTGAAACACCGAACCACTGGACTGGTATTCATGCACACCGAACAGTGAACAAAACCCTTCTGAAAAATATCAATGACCAGGACGGACTCCTGATCGGAGGCGGCGGACTGTTCCTGCGGGATACCAACCCCAACAACCTGAGCGGATGGCAATGGAGCTGCAGTCTGGAGGCCCTGAAACGGATCGAAATCCCTATTGCTTTATTTGCCGTAGGATATAATCGTTTCCGAAATCAGCCGGATTTCAGACCCGTTTTTCAAAAACACCTTGAACAGCTTACCCGAAAAAGTGTGTTCATCGGCCTTCGCAATTCCGGCAGCATCCGTGCTGTAAAATCCTATCTCCCGGAAGAGCTTCATCATAAGGTCCGTTATCAACCCTGTCCGACAACACTGTGCCGGATGCTTTATCCCGGATTATGCGGCGATGCGGAAAGAAAAAAGGGGAAACCGCAGGTTGTTCTAAACTGTGCTTTCGATCGGATCCAACTTCGACTGGGAAAAAAAGCGGATATCATTCTAAACGAACTGGCTCAGGTCGCCAAAGAGCTCTCCAATGATTGCCGCATTGCTTACTATGCCCATGCTCGCAGTGATCACCAAATGCTACCTTACCTGAACAAAGCAGGAGTCACTTATGATATGGTGGATCTGTTCCACATACACCCTCGCGAAGTAGTGAAAGCGTATGCAAAACCCGCACTGGTTATCGGCATGCGCGGTCATGCACAGATGATCCCCTTCGGATGTGGAACCCCGATTCTATCTCTTGTGTCACATGATAAGATTCGTTGGTTTCTGGACGACATCAAACGGAAGGAGTGGGGAGTGGAAATGACCACCCCCGATTTCAAAGAACATCTTATTTCATCGGCAAGACGAATGTTGAAAAACAACCCATCCATTCGGAAAAGCATTCATCAGATTCAAAACAATCTGCTGGAAATAACGCGCCGGAATGCATTGGATTTTCTGTCCGAATTAAAATAA
- a CDS encoding glycosyltransferase family 2 protein codes for MKLSIVIPAYNEEFRLPKTLREYSAYFAEKFGNEMEIIVVANHCSDDTVGVAEKIAQEWSQIKVLNEPGKTGKGGAVELGMKQARGSLIGFVDADGATPPESFFKMFENIEDYGCIIGSRWIEGAQVYPRQSWMRRAASRILNKIFVQGLFGVPVRDSQCGAKLFKAEVIQNILPEAVEPGWAFDIDLLCRTKRAGYRIREFPIKWHHVPGNPTRFFVMGLQMLASIWRVKRALNC; via the coding sequence ATGAAGCTGTCGATTGTAATTCCGGCGTATAACGAAGAGTTCCGGCTGCCGAAAACGTTGCGGGAGTATTCAGCGTATTTTGCGGAAAAGTTTGGTAACGAAATGGAAATTATTGTGGTGGCCAATCACTGTTCCGACGATACGGTCGGGGTCGCAGAAAAAATTGCGCAGGAATGGTCGCAGATTAAAGTGCTGAATGAGCCTGGAAAAACAGGGAAGGGCGGGGCGGTTGAGCTTGGAATGAAGCAGGCCCGCGGAAGTTTGATCGGCTTTGTTGATGCTGATGGAGCGACTCCGCCGGAATCCTTTTTTAAGATGTTTGAAAACATAGAGGATTATGGGTGCATTATCGGTTCTCGCTGGATTGAAGGTGCTCAGGTTTATCCACGGCAGTCATGGATGCGCCGGGCGGCTTCGCGGATACTGAATAAGATCTTTGTACAGGGTTTATTCGGGGTGCCGGTTCGTGACAGCCAGTGCGGGGCCAAGTTGTTCAAAGCGGAAGTGATTCAGAACATCCTGCCGGAGGCCGTTGAGCCGGGCTGGGCTTTCGATATTGATCTGTTATGCAGAACAAAGCGGGCCGGTTATCGTATTCGTGAGTTTCCGATTAAGTGGCACCACGTTCCAGGAAACCCAACCAGATTTTTTGTGATGGGGCTGCAGATGCTGGCTTCGATATGGCGAGTTAAAAGAGCGTTAAATTGTTAG
- a CDS encoding GtrA family protein, with translation MTDSLTSLNAFLRNKEKTGIQFIKYLFFGGVTFVVDVLVFYLMAWIVLPSLREGDPFGMVIGWVGGHIRVVPEETLLRHFVLNKIVAFLSSNTVAYITNVIFVFNDGRHQKFKEVALFYALSTASFVFFTLLSRYLIAQYNWQVTWAYFFVFTCAMVINFTMRKKFVFKG, from the coding sequence ATGACGGATTCTTTAACCAGCTTGAATGCTTTCCTTCGCAATAAGGAAAAAACCGGTATCCAGTTCATTAAATATCTCTTTTTCGGGGGTGTTACGTTTGTGGTGGATGTGCTGGTGTTTTATCTTATGGCCTGGATTGTTCTGCCGAGTCTGCGGGAAGGTGATCCTTTCGGAATGGTCATCGGTTGGGTTGGCGGCCACATCCGCGTAGTACCGGAGGAGACCCTGCTGAGGCATTTTGTTCTTAATAAAATCGTGGCCTTTCTTTCCTCCAATACTGTGGCCTATATTACCAATGTTATTTTTGTTTTTAATGATGGGCGGCATCAGAAATTCAAAGAAGTAGCCCTGTTTTATGCGTTATCCACGGCCTCCTTTGTCTTTTTCACGTTGCTGAGCCGTTACCTCATTGCACAGTATAACTGGCAGGTTACATGGGCTTACTTTTTTGTGTTCACCTGTGCTATGGTAATCAACTTCACTATGCGCAAGAAGTTTGTATTTAAGGGCTGA
- a CDS encoding DUF2723 domain-containing protein, producing MNGPARPCKLDLKADYFILWVHFVNERYALSSEKFFRKSDWIACWVTFAISLIVYTLTLQPTLGLEDSGELIVASDFLGVPHPPGYPIWTLLTWFFQWIFHAVTFHGQPNPAWAVNWFSAVSGAAACGMIALLISRSGMDLLRSLHKESRILGEKTERHFCLVAGISGGLLLAFGQGMWSQAVIAEVYTLNIFFQSLVLIFLYRWFREPGSTKWLILCAFVFGLGITNHQTLLFMGLAMAVAVVFNELEIFAPKHLGFTLGALAALVLSLIGVYFGNLFLQIIGIAGCIICCLLIREKFLVRDFIVTGSMYILLVGFNKMAAGNPELADYMWVAGPDKAGFWIWTIYALAVPLLATFILPKGKIVGPTFLVLFIGLGFYFYMAFSSDQNPPINWGYPRTWQGFMHAITRGQYERVKLAHVFTPRFLEQIGTYFGDLRSQFMWPIAILAIIPLGFIWKTGKRNICWFVTTIVAFISVGLVFMILQNPKTDIQSLFIGRVQYIQSHAIFVIWLGYGILFLMASLEALVKNNPYTKIAGVALVLLLPLALIHKNYFNERQLKVVGGAEQNGHDFGWQFGNWQLRGVEGIKDDMKYWYGEDTEEFKKQWAAYPNKNYPEPMGPNAIFFGGTDPGRFVPTYMIYSAKVRPDVYLITQNALADNTYMNVMRDLYGDQIWIPSPVDSNRAFQMYVQGVRNGTINAGADVTTEGGKVQVQGVAGVMQINGFLSKMIFDHNQYITEPKTDEKTRPVGAAVVYEDPVIDPQTGLPPLRSFYVEESYVLPWMYPYLTPHGLIMKINNKPTPLTAEIIKNDTDFWNWYCERLLNDQKFIRDIVARKSFSKLRSAIAGLYAARGKPKEAEAAFRQAVDLYDLSPEANFRLADLISKQGRYDEAIKIFEIFLEKDPKNDKAEAFLDNLKNMKKMGARRAELEAGLKSGKTTFPGMMELVQIYYAMNNSRAGEALARNMLNSSELPPEGMMSIAQFMAQKRNLDIVELALKKYTAARPKDSQGWINLAGLQLALNKRSEMWPSLRKAVEAGGEPARNALRKDKRFDTVRNTTEFKKIVPPLQTANPLGLAPIPGL from the coding sequence ATGAACGGTCCCGCACGGCCATGCAAACTTGACCTTAAAGCGGATTACTTTATCTTATGGGTTCATTTTGTAAATGAGAGGTATGCTTTGAGTTCTGAAAAGTTTTTCCGCAAGTCCGACTGGATTGCCTGCTGGGTAACCTTTGCCATTTCACTGATCGTTTACACGCTGACCCTTCAGCCGACCTTGGGCCTGGAGGACTCAGGCGAGCTGATTGTCGCCTCCGACTTTCTCGGCGTACCCCACCCGCCCGGCTATCCGATCTGGACACTGCTGACCTGGTTCTTTCAGTGGATCTTTCATGCTGTCACATTCCATGGCCAGCCCAATCCGGCCTGGGCCGTCAACTGGTTTTCTGCCGTTTCCGGTGCTGCGGCCTGCGGAATGATCGCCCTGCTGATCAGCCGGTCCGGCATGGACCTTCTGCGCAGTCTGCATAAGGAATCCCGTATTCTCGGCGAAAAAACAGAGCGTCACTTCTGCCTGGTGGCCGGTATTTCCGGCGGTCTGCTGCTCGCCTTCGGTCAGGGCATGTGGTCACAGGCTGTCATTGCCGAGGTTTACACCCTGAACATCTTTTTCCAGTCTCTGGTTCTTATTTTCCTCTATCGCTGGTTCCGGGAACCGGGCAGTACGAAATGGCTTATTCTCTGCGCCTTTGTCTTCGGCCTCGGCATCACCAACCACCAAACCCTGCTCTTCATGGGTCTGGCTATGGCGGTTGCGGTAGTGTTCAACGAACTTGAAATCTTCGCCCCGAAACATCTCGGTTTCACACTGGGGGCTCTGGCAGCACTCGTGCTCTCCCTGATCGGGGTCTATTTCGGCAACCTGTTCCTTCAGATTATCGGCATTGCCGGCTGCATAATCTGCTGTCTGCTGATTCGCGAAAAATTTCTGGTACGCGACTTCATCGTAACGGGTTCCATGTACATTCTTCTGGTCGGTTTCAATAAAATGGCCGCCGGAAATCCCGAACTGGCCGATTACATGTGGGTGGCCGGCCCCGATAAAGCCGGTTTCTGGATCTGGACGATCTATGCGCTGGCCGTGCCGCTTCTGGCCACATTTATCCTTCCCAAGGGGAAAATCGTGGGCCCGACCTTTCTCGTTTTATTCATCGGCCTCGGCTTCTATTTCTATATGGCCTTCTCTTCCGACCAGAATCCGCCGATCAACTGGGGCTATCCCCGTACCTGGCAGGGATTCATGCACGCCATCACCCGTGGACAGTATGAACGGGTCAAGCTGGCCCACGTCTTCACGCCGCGCTTCCTTGAACAGATCGGCACCTATTTCGGCGACCTACGCTCCCAGTTTATGTGGCCGATTGCCATTCTCGCGATCATTCCGCTCGGCTTTATCTGGAAAACAGGCAAGCGGAATATCTGCTGGTTTGTAACCACCATAGTTGCATTCATTTCCGTAGGCCTGGTGTTCATGATTCTACAGAACCCCAAAACCGACATCCAGAGCCTCTTCATCGGCCGAGTACAGTACATTCAGTCACACGCCATCTTCGTCATCTGGCTGGGCTACGGCATCCTTTTTCTCATGGCCTCGCTTGAAGCGCTGGTAAAAAACAACCCCTACACAAAAATTGCCGGCGTTGCCCTGGTTCTCCTGCTCCCACTCGCCCTTATTCATAAAAACTACTTTAATGAACGTCAGCTCAAAGTCGTCGGCGGTGCCGAACAGAACGGCCACGACTTCGGCTGGCAGTTCGGCAACTGGCAGCTCCGCGGCGTCGAAGGCATTAAAGACGACATGAAATACTGGTATGGCGAAGACACCGAAGAATTCAAAAAGCAATGGGCCGCCTACCCGAACAAAAACTATCCCGAACCGATGGGCCCCAACGCCATCTTCTTCGGAGGGACCGACCCCGGACGATTTGTTCCTACCTATATGATCTACTCCGCCAAAGTCCGCCCGGACGTCTACCTCATCACCCAGAACGCCCTGGCCGACAATACCTACATGAACGTCATGCGCGATCTGTACGGGGATCAGATCTGGATTCCTTCGCCCGTCGACTCCAACCGCGCTTTTCAGATGTATGTACAGGGTGTCAGAAACGGCACCATTAATGCCGGAGCCGACGTAACAACCGAAGGCGGAAAGGTTCAGGTGCAAGGCGTTGCCGGTGTGATGCAGATCAACGGCTTCCTGAGTAAAATGATCTTCGACCACAATCAATATATCACCGAACCCAAAACCGATGAGAAAACCCGTCCCGTTGGTGCGGCCGTGGTTTACGAAGATCCCGTAATTGATCCGCAGACCGGCCTGCCGCCCCTGCGCTCATTCTACGTCGAAGAAAGCTACGTCCTGCCCTGGATGTATCCCTACCTCACACCGCACGGCCTGATCATGAAGATCAACAACAAACCCACGCCATTGACGGCTGAAATCATCAAAAATGACACCGATTTCTGGAACTGGTACTGTGAACGTCTGCTGAACGACCAAAAATTCATTCGCGATATCGTCGCCCGCAAATCGTTCTCCAAACTCCGCAGTGCCATCGCCGGCCTCTACGCCGCTCGCGGAAAACCCAAAGAAGCCGAAGCCGCATTCCGCCAGGCGGTTGATCTCTATGACCTCAGCCCGGAAGCCAACTTCCGCCTCGCCGACCTGATCTCCAAACAGGGCCGTTACGACGAAGCCATCAAAATTTTCGAGATTTTCCTGGAGAAAGATCCGAAAAACGACAAGGCAGAAGCCTTCCTGGACAATCTGAAAAACATGAAAAAAATGGGTGCACGCCGTGCTGAACTTGAAGCCGGTCTGAAGAGCGGAAAAACCACTTTCCCGGGAATGATGGAACTCGTTCAGATTTATTACGCCATGAACAACTCCCGAGCCGGCGAGGCCCTGGCCCGTAACATGCTCAATTCCTCCGAACTTCCGCCCGAAGGGATGATGTCGATCGCCCAGTTCATGGCCCAGAAACGCAATCTCGACATTGTGGAACTGGCCCTCAAAAAATATACCGCCGCACGGCCGAAGGACAGCCAGGGCTGGATCAATCTTGCCGGACTGCAGCTGGCCCTGAATAAACGCAGTGAAATGTGGCCGTCCCTGCGTAAAGCGGTCGAAGCAGGCGGCGAACCGGCCCGCAATGCACTCCGCAAAGACAAACGTTTCGATACGGTTCGGAATACAACCGAATTCAAAAAAATCGTACCGCCCCTACAAACCGCAAATCCGCTGGGTCTGGCCCCCATTCCCGGCCTCTAA
- a CDS encoding glycosyltransferase, translated as MPKLSVEEKPFTIGVIGRIEFKQKQQDFFVRTLRKHAGLFADCRTHLIGSGPDEQKLRKLIRGDSSFTFLPWQQDMEEEYEKLDMVVIPSRYEGVPLVMLEALARGIPVIGSRRDGMQDILPSDWTFTPEDSASLATTFSNVRKTWKQKIEQIQNRILEEHSLERFRTGFVKAVTQQ; from the coding sequence ATTCCGAAACTGTCCGTTGAGGAAAAACCGTTTACGATCGGGGTCATCGGCCGCATAGAATTTAAACAGAAACAGCAGGATTTCTTTGTACGCACCCTCCGTAAACATGCCGGCCTGTTTGCTGACTGCCGGACTCATCTCATAGGCAGCGGTCCGGATGAACAGAAACTCCGGAAACTGATCCGGGGCGATAGCTCCTTCACCTTCCTGCCCTGGCAGCAGGATATGGAAGAGGAGTATGAAAAACTCGATATGGTCGTGATTCCCTCGCGTTACGAAGGTGTTCCACTCGTCATGCTCGAGGCACTCGCCCGCGGCATTCCGGTTATCGGAAGCCGCCGTGACGGCATGCAGGATATTCTTCCGTCAGACTGGACATTCACCCCCGAAGATTCTGCCTCACTGGCCACCACCTTTTCAAATGTTCGAAAAACCTGGAAACAGAAAATCGAACAGATCCAGAACCGTATCCTGGAAGAGCATTCTCTGGAACGCTTCAGAACCGGATTCGTAAAAGCCGTAACACAGCAGTAA